The Myotis daubentonii chromosome 9, mMyoDau2.1, whole genome shotgun sequence genome has a segment encoding these proteins:
- the LOC132241828 gene encoding tumor necrosis factor receptor superfamily member 4-like isoform X3, translated as MGGRERGETRFPSLQLTLSTSSNLSSKLSAASLSPGSRCGPGEYWSGRRCCQRCPADQEMVSDCTPTQDRQCQCKTGEYYCDSEHCLEGCNPCTSCPGATLQTCTPTRDTVCAPAAQPEPGSCRGSRPRGRVTAVPPPPGLARRRGHSSDGPALARVPVVAPPGAVMSPGRPAPEWPQQLAPGWPCPFPRATWPGLPTVTMGSSPSSPPSWGGGAAYWPGSP; from the exons atgggggggcgAGAACGCGGTGAAACACGGTTCCCGTCTTTGCAGCTGACCCTCAGCACCTCGAGCAACCTGTCATCCAAGCTGAGCGCGGCGAGCCTGAGCCCGGGCAGCAGGTGCGGGCCCGGCGAGTACTGGTCTGGGAGGCGCTGCTGCCAGCGCTGCCccgcag acCAGGAGATGGTGAGTGACTGCACCCCGACACAGGACCGGCAGTGCCAGTGCAAGACCGGGGAGTACTACTGCGACTCTGAGCACTGCCTGGAGGGCTGCAACCCCTGCACCAG CTGTCCCGGCGCCACCCTCCAGACCTGCACCCCCACGAGGGACACCGTGTGCgccccagcagcccagccagaGCCAG GAAGCTGTCGGGGGAGCAGGCCCCGTGGCAGGGTCACTGCCGTCCCTCCGCCTCCTGGCCTGGCCCGGCGCCGGGGCCACAGCTCTGATGGGCCTGCCCTCGCCCGGGTCCCTGTGGTGGCTCCGCCGGGTGCTGTAATGTCACCTGGGAGACCAGCCCCCGAGTGGCCTCAGCAGCTGGCTCCTGGgtggccctgccccttccctcggGCCACCTGGCCGGGCCTTCCCACAGTCACCATGGGGTCCTCTCCCTCGTCCCCAccttcgtggggggggggggctgcctaCTGGCCCGGGAGTCCGTGA
- the LOC132241828 gene encoding tumor necrosis factor receptor superfamily member 23-like isoform X4 — protein MGGRERGETRFPSLQLTLSTSSNLSSKLSAASLSPGSRCGPGEYWSGRRCCQRCPAGQYVEEPCSSPHTRSKCEACDTGTYTGHANGLPSCLPCTTCRKDQEMVSDCTPTQDRQCQCKTGEYYCDSEHCLEGCNPCTSCPGATLQTCTPTRDTVCAPAAQPEPGKRPRLFHGSQPVHRGHRPALGRGQCSALPPRKEAAGRKGWVCVAGFQENVIFF, from the exons atgggggggcgAGAACGCGGTGAAACACGGTTCCCGTCTTTGCAGCTGACCCTCAGCACCTCGAGCAACCTGTCATCCAAGCTGAGCGCGGCGAGCCTGAGCCCGGGCAGCAGGTGCGGGCCCGGCGAGTACTGGTCTGGGAGGCGCTGCTGCCAGCGCTGCCccgcag GCCAGTATGTCGAGGAGCCATGCAGCAGCCCCCACACCCGGAGCAAGTGTGAGGCGTGTGACACAGGGACCTACACGGGACACGCCAACGGCCTGCCGTCCTGCCTGCCGTGCACCACCTGCCGCAAGG acCAGGAGATGGTGAGTGACTGCACCCCGACACAGGACCGGCAGTGCCAGTGCAAGACCGGGGAGTACTACTGCGACTCTGAGCACTGCCTGGAGGGCTGCAACCCCTGCACCAG CTGTCCCGGCGCCACCCTCCAGACCTGCACCCCCACGAGGGACACCGTGTGCgccccagcagcccagccagaGCCAGGTAAGCGGCCCCGCCTCTTCCACGGCAGCCAGCCTGTGCACAGAGGGCACCGCCCGGCTCTGGGCCGGGGTCAGTGCTCAGCTCTGCCCCCTAGAAAAGAGGCTGCAGGCAGGAAGGGGTGGGTGTGCGTGGCCGGGTTCCAAGAAAacgttatttttttctaa
- the LOC132241828 gene encoding tumor necrosis factor receptor superfamily member 22-like isoform X5 yields MGGRERGETRFPSLQLTLSTSSNLSSKLSAASLSPGSRCGPGEYWSGRRCCQRCPAGQYVEEPCSSPHTRSKCEACDTGTYTGHANGLPSCLPCTTCRKDQEMVSDCTPTQDRQCQCKTGEYYCDSEHCLEGCNPCTSCPGATLQTCTPTRDTVCAPAAQPEPGPPAGSLAVSSLC; encoded by the exons atgggggggcgAGAACGCGGTGAAACACGGTTCCCGTCTTTGCAGCTGACCCTCAGCACCTCGAGCAACCTGTCATCCAAGCTGAGCGCGGCGAGCCTGAGCCCGGGCAGCAGGTGCGGGCCCGGCGAGTACTGGTCTGGGAGGCGCTGCTGCCAGCGCTGCCccgcag GCCAGTATGTCGAGGAGCCATGCAGCAGCCCCCACACCCGGAGCAAGTGTGAGGCGTGTGACACAGGGACCTACACGGGACACGCCAACGGCCTGCCGTCCTGCCTGCCGTGCACCACCTGCCGCAAGG acCAGGAGATGGTGAGTGACTGCACCCCGACACAGGACCGGCAGTGCCAGTGCAAGACCGGGGAGTACTACTGCGACTCTGAGCACTGCCTGGAGGGCTGCAACCCCTGCACCAG CTGTCCCGGCGCCACCCTCCAGACCTGCACCCCCACGAGGGACACCGTGTGCgccccagcagcccagccagaGCCAG GACCCCCAGCCGGTTCCCTGGCTGTCAGCTCCTTGTGTTGA
- the LOC132241828 gene encoding tumor necrosis factor receptor superfamily member 22-like isoform X1, with the protein MGGRERGETRFPSLQLTLSTSSNLSSKLSAASLSPGSRCGPGEYWSGRRCCQRCPAGQYVEEPCSSPHTRSKCEACDTGTYTGHANGLPSCLPCTTCRKDQEMVSDCTPTQDRQCQCKTGEYYCDSEHCLEGCNPCTSCPGATLQTCTPTRDTVCAPAAQPEPGSCRGSRPRGRVTAVPPPPGLARRRGHSSDGPALARVPVVAPPGAVMSPGRPAPEWPQQLAPGWPCPFPRATWPGLPTVTMGSSPSSPPSWGGGAAYWPGSP; encoded by the exons atgggggggcgAGAACGCGGTGAAACACGGTTCCCGTCTTTGCAGCTGACCCTCAGCACCTCGAGCAACCTGTCATCCAAGCTGAGCGCGGCGAGCCTGAGCCCGGGCAGCAGGTGCGGGCCCGGCGAGTACTGGTCTGGGAGGCGCTGCTGCCAGCGCTGCCccgcag GCCAGTATGTCGAGGAGCCATGCAGCAGCCCCCACACCCGGAGCAAGTGTGAGGCGTGTGACACAGGGACCTACACGGGACACGCCAACGGCCTGCCGTCCTGCCTGCCGTGCACCACCTGCCGCAAGG acCAGGAGATGGTGAGTGACTGCACCCCGACACAGGACCGGCAGTGCCAGTGCAAGACCGGGGAGTACTACTGCGACTCTGAGCACTGCCTGGAGGGCTGCAACCCCTGCACCAG CTGTCCCGGCGCCACCCTCCAGACCTGCACCCCCACGAGGGACACCGTGTGCgccccagcagcccagccagaGCCAG GAAGCTGTCGGGGGAGCAGGCCCCGTGGCAGGGTCACTGCCGTCCCTCCGCCTCCTGGCCTGGCCCGGCGCCGGGGCCACAGCTCTGATGGGCCTGCCCTCGCCCGGGTCCCTGTGGTGGCTCCGCCGGGTGCTGTAATGTCACCTGGGAGACCAGCCCCCGAGTGGCCTCAGCAGCTGGCTCCTGGgtggccctgccccttccctcggGCCACCTGGCCGGGCCTTCCCACAGTCACCATGGGGTCCTCTCCCTCGTCCCCAccttcgtggggggggggggctgcctaCTGGCCCGGGAGTCCGTGA
- the LOC132241828 gene encoding tumor necrosis factor receptor superfamily member 22-like isoform X7 gives MGGRERGETRFPSLQLTLSTSSNLSSKLSAASLSPGSRCGPGEYWSGRRCCQRCPAGQYVEEPCSSPHTRSKCEACDTGTYTGHANGLPSCLPCTTCRKDQEMVSDCTPTQDRQCQCKTGEYYCDSEHCLEGCNPCTRFMT, from the exons atgggggggcgAGAACGCGGTGAAACACGGTTCCCGTCTTTGCAGCTGACCCTCAGCACCTCGAGCAACCTGTCATCCAAGCTGAGCGCGGCGAGCCTGAGCCCGGGCAGCAGGTGCGGGCCCGGCGAGTACTGGTCTGGGAGGCGCTGCTGCCAGCGCTGCCccgcag GCCAGTATGTCGAGGAGCCATGCAGCAGCCCCCACACCCGGAGCAAGTGTGAGGCGTGTGACACAGGGACCTACACGGGACACGCCAACGGCCTGCCGTCCTGCCTGCCGTGCACCACCTGCCGCAAGG acCAGGAGATGGTGAGTGACTGCACCCCGACACAGGACCGGCAGTGCCAGTGCAAGACCGGGGAGTACTACTGCGACTCTGAGCACTGCCTGGAGGGCTGCAACCCCTGCACCAG gTTCATGACGTAA
- the LOC132241828 gene encoding tumor necrosis factor receptor superfamily member 22-like isoform X6 produces MGGRERGETRFPSLQLTLSTSSNLSSKLSAASLSPGSRCGPGEYWSGRRCCQRCPAGQYVEEPCSSPHTRSKCEACDTGTYTGHANGLPSCLPCTTCRKDQEMVSDCTPTQDRQCQCKTGEYYCDSEHCLEGCNPCTSCPGATLQTCTPTRDTVCAPAAQPEPGS; encoded by the exons atgggggggcgAGAACGCGGTGAAACACGGTTCCCGTCTTTGCAGCTGACCCTCAGCACCTCGAGCAACCTGTCATCCAAGCTGAGCGCGGCGAGCCTGAGCCCGGGCAGCAGGTGCGGGCCCGGCGAGTACTGGTCTGGGAGGCGCTGCTGCCAGCGCTGCCccgcag GCCAGTATGTCGAGGAGCCATGCAGCAGCCCCCACACCCGGAGCAAGTGTGAGGCGTGTGACACAGGGACCTACACGGGACACGCCAACGGCCTGCCGTCCTGCCTGCCGTGCACCACCTGCCGCAAGG acCAGGAGATGGTGAGTGACTGCACCCCGACACAGGACCGGCAGTGCCAGTGCAAGACCGGGGAGTACTACTGCGACTCTGAGCACTGCCTGGAGGGCTGCAACCCCTGCACCAG CTGTCCCGGCGCCACCCTCCAGACCTGCACCCCCACGAGGGACACCGTGTGCgccccagcagcccagccagaGCCAG gTTCATGA
- the LOC132241828 gene encoding tumor necrosis factor receptor superfamily member 23-like isoform X2 — MGLALWLLPLLLVPLTLSTSSNLSSKLSAASLSPGSRCGPGEYWSGRRCCQRCPAGQYVEEPCSSPHTRSKCEACDTGTYTGHANGLPSCLPCTTCRKDQEMVSDCTPTQDRQCQCKTGEYYCDSEHCLEGCNPCTSCPGATLQTCTPTRDTVCAPAAQPEPGSCRGSRPRGRVTAVPPPPGLARRRGHSSDGPALARVPVVAPPGAVMSPGRPAPEWPQQLAPGWPCPFPRATWPGLPTVTMGSSPSSPPSWGGGAAYWPGSP; from the exons ATGGGGCTCGCGCTGTGgctgctcccgctgctgctgGTCCCG CTGACCCTCAGCACCTCGAGCAACCTGTCATCCAAGCTGAGCGCGGCGAGCCTGAGCCCGGGCAGCAGGTGCGGGCCCGGCGAGTACTGGTCTGGGAGGCGCTGCTGCCAGCGCTGCCccgcag GCCAGTATGTCGAGGAGCCATGCAGCAGCCCCCACACCCGGAGCAAGTGTGAGGCGTGTGACACAGGGACCTACACGGGACACGCCAACGGCCTGCCGTCCTGCCTGCCGTGCACCACCTGCCGCAAGG acCAGGAGATGGTGAGTGACTGCACCCCGACACAGGACCGGCAGTGCCAGTGCAAGACCGGGGAGTACTACTGCGACTCTGAGCACTGCCTGGAGGGCTGCAACCCCTGCACCAG CTGTCCCGGCGCCACCCTCCAGACCTGCACCCCCACGAGGGACACCGTGTGCgccccagcagcccagccagaGCCAG GAAGCTGTCGGGGGAGCAGGCCCCGTGGCAGGGTCACTGCCGTCCCTCCGCCTCCTGGCCTGGCCCGGCGCCGGGGCCACAGCTCTGATGGGCCTGCCCTCGCCCGGGTCCCTGTGGTGGCTCCGCCGGGTGCTGTAATGTCACCTGGGAGACCAGCCCCCGAGTGGCCTCAGCAGCTGGCTCCTGGgtggccctgccccttccctcggGCCACCTGGCCGGGCCTTCCCACAGTCACCATGGGGTCCTCTCCCTCGTCCCCAccttcgtggggggggggggctgcctaCTGGCCCGGGAGTCCGTGA